The following proteins come from a genomic window of Pedobacter faecalis:
- a CDS encoding phosphoglycerate kinase has product MKTIDQFDFKDKKALIRVDFNVPLDSDFNITDDKRMRAAIPTINKIIDDGGSVILMSHLGRPKGGPEDKFSLKHIVGDLSRMLGKEVSFASDCIGDQAIEASKNLTPGGVLLLENLRFYKEEEKGDRAFAEKLSLLGDVYVNDAFGTAHRAHASTAVIAEFFAEKYFGYLMAEEVKNAEKVINGADKPFTAIMGGAKVSDKILLIENLLEKVDNLIIGGGMAYTFAKAQGGEIGTSLLEEDRMQLCLELLEKAKTKGVKLYLPVDTVIADRFDNDAARDVVESGKIPQDWMGLDIGPKTAELFSEVIQSSKTLLWNGPMGVFEMANFEQGTRAVAEAVVSATKAGAFSLIGGGDSAAAIAKFNLEEEVSYVSTGGGALLEYMEGKELPGVKAINE; this is encoded by the coding sequence ATGAAAACTATTGATCAATTTGATTTTAAGGATAAAAAAGCGCTTATCCGCGTCGACTTTAATGTGCCTCTGGATAGCGACTTCAATATAACCGACGACAAACGTATGCGTGCGGCGATCCCTACGATCAATAAAATAATCGATGACGGAGGAAGCGTTATTCTGATGTCTCACCTTGGTCGGCCAAAAGGCGGCCCGGAAGATAAATTTTCGCTTAAACATATCGTTGGTGATCTTTCCAGGATGCTTGGGAAGGAAGTCTCGTTTGCTTCAGACTGTATAGGCGACCAAGCTATTGAAGCTTCTAAAAATCTGACGCCTGGTGGAGTGCTTCTGCTTGAGAACCTTCGTTTTTACAAAGAAGAAGAGAAAGGCGACAGAGCCTTCGCTGAAAAATTGTCTTTACTTGGTGACGTTTACGTTAATGATGCTTTTGGTACGGCTCATCGTGCTCATGCCTCAACGGCAGTTATTGCCGAGTTTTTTGCAGAAAAATACTTTGGCTACCTAATGGCAGAGGAGGTGAAAAACGCAGAGAAAGTCATTAATGGGGCAGATAAGCCATTCACTGCAATTATGGGTGGTGCTAAGGTTTCGGATAAGATCCTGCTTATTGAAAACCTTTTGGAAAAAGTGGACAATCTGATCATTGGCGGTGGTATGGCTTACACTTTTGCGAAAGCTCAGGGTGGAGAAATAGGTACTTCGTTGCTGGAGGAAGACCGTATGCAACTTTGTCTGGAATTACTCGAAAAGGCTAAGACAAAAGGTGTTAAATTATATTTGCCTGTAGATACGGTGATAGCGGATAGGTTTGATAATGATGCGGCCCGCGATGTAGTCGAGAGCGGGAAAATTCCTCAAGATTGGATGGGGTTAGATATTGGTCCTAAGACTGCTGAATTATTTTCGGAAGTGATCCAAAGTTCAAAAACCCTCCTGTGGAATGGCCCGATGGGCGTCTTTGAAATGGCAAACTTTGAGCAAGGTACTCGTGCAGTAGCAGAGGCTGTGGTTTCGGCAACAAAAGCAGGAGCTTTTTCATTAATAGGAGGCGGAGACTCCGCTGCGGCGATTGCTAAATTTAACCTCGAAGAAGAAGTAAGTTATGTTTCGACCGGAGGGGGTGCTTTACTGGAGTATATGGAGGGTAAAGAACTGCCTGGTGTCAAAGCAATAAATGAATAA
- a CDS encoding penicillin-binding protein yields MSIRANILLRVYLAFGLIVLFAVAVLVKLFDVQYVEGERWRAMADSLSTKYVNVEAARGNIYSVDGSLLATSIPEYELRMDTYAGGIADNDIFEEKVDSLAIKLSSFFGDKSAKEYSRYLRSARRDSARYLLIKRKVGYQDLKTVRTFPLFNVGKYTGGLIAVQQNKRIRPFKYLAARTIGYKNENVSNGVGLEGAYGEYINGESGKRLVQRLAGGVWMPVNEEAEVAPKEGADIISTIDINVQDLAQSALERQLKVSDADHGTVIVMEVSSGEVRAVANYTRVAEGVYSEQFNYAIGGRQDPGSTFKLASYMALLEDRKIDTNTLVETGDGFYRIPGHTIKDSHGGIGTVTVKKAFEESANTAIAKLVNIHYKDNPSAFTDHLYRIHMNEKLRLQIPGEAQPVIKNPEFKSWNKNMTLPQMAYGYEMQITPLQMLAFYNAIANNGKYIAPIFVREIRRLGNPIERFEARVIHDQVCSPETVKKLQAMLEGVVKEGTGKLMGSPYYRVAGKTGTAQVADANKGYKAKRSYQASFCGYFPADKPKYSIMVAINGPKNGYYGATVAGPVFKEIADRIYASDMEMYNDIPQYVVGNDNAPRAKAGSNKVVRKVYHAFGITSFHASASNYRSVSDANSGAGYQELNNAKDIMPDVNGMGLRDALYVLGNAGLKTKVRGHGQVISQSIPAGVRIGKGLLVKLELR; encoded by the coding sequence ATGAGCATTAGGGCCAATATATTATTACGGGTGTATCTTGCTTTCGGCTTGATTGTGCTGTTCGCAGTAGCGGTCTTAGTTAAGCTGTTTGATGTCCAGTACGTTGAGGGCGAGAGGTGGCGGGCTATGGCGGATAGTCTGTCTACAAAATATGTAAATGTCGAAGCTGCGAGAGGCAATATCTACTCTGTCGACGGAAGTCTGCTGGCTACCTCAATCCCTGAGTATGAACTTAGAATGGATACATATGCTGGTGGTATAGCTGATAACGACATTTTTGAAGAAAAAGTCGATTCATTGGCGATTAAATTGTCATCGTTTTTCGGTGATAAAAGCGCCAAGGAATACTCTCGCTATCTGAGATCGGCGAGACGCGATAGCGCTAGGTATCTTCTCATAAAACGAAAAGTAGGATATCAGGATCTTAAGACAGTGCGAACATTTCCTCTGTTCAATGTAGGTAAATATACCGGCGGACTTATTGCAGTTCAGCAAAACAAACGAATAAGGCCCTTTAAATATCTCGCTGCACGTACTATTGGTTATAAAAATGAAAACGTAAGTAACGGCGTTGGTCTGGAGGGTGCGTATGGCGAGTACATCAATGGGGAATCGGGAAAGAGGTTAGTGCAGCGTTTGGCTGGAGGCGTGTGGATGCCTGTCAATGAGGAAGCGGAAGTTGCCCCGAAAGAGGGTGCTGATATTATATCTACAATTGATATTAATGTTCAGGACCTCGCACAGAGCGCGCTGGAAAGACAACTGAAAGTAAGTGACGCTGACCATGGAACTGTGATTGTGATGGAAGTTTCGTCTGGAGAAGTCCGCGCGGTAGCTAATTACACCAGGGTAGCAGAGGGCGTGTATTCGGAACAGTTTAATTACGCGATCGGAGGCCGGCAGGATCCGGGTTCCACCTTCAAGTTGGCTTCTTACATGGCGCTGCTTGAAGATAGGAAAATTGATACCAACACCTTAGTTGAAACGGGAGATGGGTTTTACCGCATCCCCGGTCATACCATAAAAGATTCTCATGGTGGCATCGGTACGGTGACGGTAAAGAAGGCATTTGAAGAATCGGCAAATACGGCAATCGCTAAATTGGTCAACATACATTATAAGGATAACCCATCAGCATTTACAGATCATTTGTATCGTATACACATGAATGAAAAGCTAAGATTACAAATACCTGGTGAAGCGCAACCCGTTATAAAAAATCCTGAGTTCAAAAGCTGGAATAAAAATATGACCCTGCCTCAGATGGCCTATGGTTATGAAATGCAGATCACACCCTTGCAGATGCTTGCTTTTTATAACGCCATAGCAAACAACGGGAAGTATATCGCACCAATTTTTGTACGGGAAATACGGCGTCTGGGGAATCCGATAGAACGATTTGAAGCGCGGGTGATCCATGATCAGGTTTGTTCGCCTGAGACGGTCAAGAAACTGCAGGCGATGCTTGAAGGTGTTGTAAAGGAGGGAACAGGAAAGTTGATGGGTTCGCCGTACTACCGGGTAGCCGGTAAAACGGGTACAGCCCAGGTTGCCGATGCCAATAAAGGATATAAGGCTAAACGGAGTTACCAAGCTTCCTTCTGTGGTTATTTTCCTGCAGATAAGCCTAAGTATTCGATTATGGTGGCAATCAACGGCCCAAAAAACGGATACTACGGCGCAACCGTAGCGGGTCCCGTGTTCAAGGAGATAGCTGACCGAATCTATGCAAGTGATATGGAGATGTATAATGACATTCCGCAGTATGTTGTTGGTAACGATAATGCGCCGAGGGCTAAGGCAGGGTCTAACAAGGTTGTCCGGAAAGTATACCATGCTTTTGGCATAACATCGTTTCATGCATCAGCTTCCAATTACAGGAGTGTGAGCGACGCAAATAGTGGTGCAGGTTATCAGGAACTCAACAATGCTAAGGATATTATGCCCGATGTGAACGGTATGGGACTGCGTGATGCGCTCTATGTATTGGGGAATGCCGGGTTGAAAACTAAGGTTCGCGGACATGGTCAGGTCATAAGCCAATCAATTCCCGCGGGCGTAAGAATTGGCAAAGGTCTCTTGGTAAAATTAGAATTACGATAG
- a CDS encoding FtsL-like putative cell division protein, with translation MNNEFVKSPRLNEEADDALDIRMKIVPESDSSFVRKLFADGVISKEAATKLLPFLIFLSVLGMLYIANSHMAIGNIRDIDRLNKEVKELSWEYKSLKADLMFKSKLTEVAKKVDTLGIKVLTEPPKKIVIHKNEH, from the coding sequence ATGAATAACGAGTTTGTGAAAAGCCCTCGGCTGAATGAGGAGGCTGACGATGCGCTGGATATTCGGATGAAAATCGTTCCCGAATCAGATAGTTCTTTCGTCAGGAAACTCTTCGCTGATGGTGTTATCAGTAAAGAGGCTGCAACTAAATTGCTTCCTTTTCTGATCTTTCTTTCCGTGCTTGGAATGCTGTATATCGCAAACAGTCACATGGCGATTGGGAATATTCGTGATATCGACCGGTTAAATAAAGAAGTCAAAGAACTTAGCTGGGAATACAAGTCATTGAAGGCTGACTTGATGTTTAAGAGTAAGCTCACCGAAGTTGCAAAAAAGGTAGATACCCTCGGTATTAAAGTATTAACGGAGCCTCCAAAGAAAATAGTTATCCACAAGAATGAGCATTAG
- the gap gene encoding type I glyceraldehyde-3-phosphate dehydrogenase produces MNIAINGFGRIGRIFLRAALERGINVVAINDVGELETLAHLFKYDSVHRGFKGSVDIVKGGFLIDGKKISVFHESKPDLLPWRELDIDIVVEATGRFASREGGQMHINAGAKQVVLSAPSSDRQVPTVVLGVNDHRVDLTAPILSNASCTTNNVAPMVKILDELWGISDGYITTVHSMTGDQNLHDASHKDLRRARAASASIIPTTTGAAKAITAIFPHLTDKLGGAGIRVPVLNGSLTDFTCILKSTASVPEINEAFRLAAAGELKGILQYTADPIVSVDILDNTHSCIFDAGLTSIVGDLVKVVGWYDNESGYSARLADLILKMINN; encoded by the coding sequence ATGAACATAGCGATAAACGGATTTGGCCGGATAGGCCGTATTTTTCTCCGTGCGGCATTGGAGCGAGGTATTAATGTTGTAGCCATAAACGATGTAGGAGAGCTCGAAACGCTCGCGCACCTGTTTAAGTATGATAGTGTTCATCGTGGATTCAAGGGGTCCGTTGATATTGTAAAGGGCGGCTTTCTGATCGATGGAAAGAAGATTTCAGTATTTCATGAAAGTAAACCTGACTTGTTACCCTGGCGGGAACTCGATATTGATATTGTTGTAGAGGCCACGGGCCGGTTTGCCTCAAGAGAAGGCGGACAGATGCATATTAATGCCGGTGCCAAACAGGTTGTGTTGTCAGCGCCTTCGTCAGATAGGCAAGTACCTACAGTGGTTTTGGGAGTTAATGATCATCGTGTTGACCTAACTGCGCCAATACTTTCCAATGCTTCATGTACGACCAATAACGTAGCGCCTATGGTGAAAATACTGGACGAGCTGTGGGGCATCTCAGATGGATATATAACAACTGTGCATTCTATGACCGGCGATCAGAATCTGCATGATGCGAGTCACAAAGACCTCAGGCGAGCCCGTGCAGCATCAGCTTCTATAATACCGACCACCACTGGCGCTGCGAAGGCTATTACCGCGATATTTCCTCACCTGACCGATAAACTGGGCGGCGCAGGTATTCGTGTGCCTGTCCTTAACGGTTCATTAACCGACTTTACCTGTATTCTTAAATCTACAGCTTCGGTTCCGGAAATAAATGAAGCTTTTAGGCTTGCCGCAGCTGGCGAATTGAAAGGTATTCTTCAGTATACAGCCGATCCTATTGTTTCGGTAGATATATTAGATAATACGCATTCCTGTATATTCGATGCGGGCCTCACTTCTATAGTAGGGGATCTTGTGAAAGTCGTAGGTTGGTACGACAATGAATCGGGTTACTCTGCCCGGTTGGCCGACCTGATTCTTAAGATGATCAATAATTAA
- the rsmH gene encoding 16S rRNA (cytosine(1402)-N(4))-methyltransferase RsmH → MEYSYHTPVLLKEAVEGLAIKPDGVYVDVTFGGGGHSREILKALGDKGVLVAFDQDPDAQRNIIKDSRFKFVDQNFAFLKNNLRLLGIAKVDGILADLGVSSHQFNEADRGFSTRYDAELNMRMDKQGDLTAASILNTYAEDLLHKIFGVYGEIKNARSLAKAVVTARLERPITTLSDFKSLASGLIPRGRENKYLAQVFQALRIEVNQEMHVLEQFLLQSAEVLKPGGRLVVISYHSLEDRPVKNFLSKGKFKGEVDKDFYGNQQKPFEVITRKAVVAGADELAKNSRARSAKLRIGGRL, encoded by the coding sequence ATGGAATATAGCTATCATACGCCTGTATTGTTAAAAGAAGCGGTGGAAGGTCTCGCGATCAAGCCAGATGGTGTATATGTCGACGTTACTTTTGGTGGTGGTGGGCATTCAAGGGAAATTTTGAAGGCTTTGGGGGATAAAGGCGTGCTGGTGGCTTTCGATCAGGATCCCGACGCTCAGCGAAATATCATTAAAGATTCGCGGTTTAAGTTTGTGGATCAGAATTTTGCTTTCTTAAAAAATAACTTACGTTTGCTCGGTATCGCTAAAGTAGATGGTATTCTAGCTGATCTCGGTGTATCATCGCATCAGTTCAACGAAGCTGACAGGGGATTTTCCACGAGATACGACGCCGAGCTGAATATGCGCATGGATAAACAGGGTGATCTCACTGCTGCTTCCATATTGAATACCTATGCGGAAGATCTGCTTCACAAGATATTTGGTGTCTATGGAGAGATAAAGAACGCGAGATCTTTAGCCAAGGCGGTGGTTACGGCCAGACTGGAGCGACCAATTACCACACTCTCTGATTTCAAGAGCCTCGCTTCAGGTCTGATTCCGCGCGGCAGGGAAAATAAATATCTCGCCCAGGTTTTTCAGGCCTTACGTATTGAAGTAAATCAAGAAATGCATGTGCTTGAGCAGTTTCTTTTGCAAAGTGCTGAGGTTTTGAAGCCTGGCGGCCGTTTGGTAGTCATATCGTACCATTCACTTGAAGACCGGCCAGTAAAAAATTTTCTCTCAAAAGGGAAATTCAAAGGAGAAGTTGATAAAGATTTTTATGGAAATCAGCAAAAGCCCTTTGAGGTGATTACGAGAAAGGCTGTTGTTGCAGGGGCCGATGAGCTCGCTAAAAACAGCCGTGCAAGAAGTGCTAAATTAAGGATAGGAGGTAGGCTATGA
- the mraZ gene encoding division/cell wall cluster transcriptional repressor MraZ, translating to MFQLLGEFDCKLDAKGRLMVPSSLRKQLPDVEQEGLVINRGFEKHLVIYPKKVWEAVVADLSKLNPYEPKTREFIRLFTRGATELTLDAAGRVNLPKTLLESVGVDVSTDLVLACQIDKIEVWSKKAYEALFDKDPADFAALAADVMGDKNRRDDGI from the coding sequence ATGTTTCAATTGTTAGGGGAATTTGATTGCAAATTAGATGCGAAAGGACGCTTGATGGTGCCTTCGAGTCTGAGGAAACAATTGCCTGATGTGGAACAAGAGGGTCTCGTAATAAACAGGGGGTTTGAAAAGCATCTGGTTATCTATCCCAAAAAAGTATGGGAAGCTGTGGTTGCTGATCTGAGTAAACTTAATCCCTACGAACCCAAGACCCGGGAGTTTATTCGTTTGTTTACCAGAGGTGCTACAGAATTAACACTCGATGCTGCAGGGCGGGTAAATTTGCCTAAAACGCTTCTTGAATCTGTAGGTGTAGATGTCAGTACAGATTTGGTTCTTGCGTGTCAGATCGACAAGATCGAGGTATGGTCAAAGAAAGCATACGAGGCTTTGTTTGATAAAGATCCAGCTGATTTTGCTGCACTTGCCGCGGATGTAATGGGCGATAAGAACAGGAGGGACGATGGAATATAG
- a CDS encoding UDP-N-acetylmuramoyl-L-alanyl-D-glutamate--2,6-diaminopimelate ligase codes for MQLQDVLYGVATLAVKGRVDVVITELTFDSRKAKSGAAFIAVKGTQTDGHDHITSAVDHGASVVVCEHFPPVVLAEVTYIQVADSADALGVMAANFYNHPSAKLQLLGITGTNGKTTIATLLFRLFQRLGYKAGLISTVQNQIGAEVFPSTHTTPDPLSLNRLLQLMVNAGCTYCFMEVSSHAVVQKRIKGLVFAGGVFTNITHDHLDFHGTFDNYIRAKKGFFDVLPKSAFALTNIDDKNGMVMLQNTQAAKKTYSLKQLADFNARVLENGFKGLHLEVAGREVFFKLIGSFNAYNLLAVYGAAVSLGQDELSVLTTLSSLDGAEGRFDHIVSAENVMAIVDYAHTPDALQNVLNTIQDIRKGTEQVITVVGCGGDRDKLKRPLMAQVACDWSDKVILTSDNPRTEDPLAILNDMEQGVSPTNKRKVLTISDRREAIRTACHIAKAGDIILLAGKGHEKYQEIKGVKHHFDDKEILMEQFNLTS; via the coding sequence ATGCAACTACAGGACGTTTTATATGGGGTAGCAACACTAGCGGTGAAGGGCAGGGTTGATGTCGTCATAACTGAGCTAACCTTTGATTCGCGCAAAGCGAAGTCTGGTGCAGCATTTATCGCTGTTAAAGGTACGCAAACCGACGGGCACGATCATATTACTTCTGCTGTGGATCATGGTGCATCTGTTGTTGTGTGTGAACATTTTCCACCGGTTGTTTTGGCGGAAGTAACTTACATACAGGTCGCCGACAGTGCGGACGCATTAGGTGTCATGGCGGCCAACTTCTATAACCATCCTTCTGCCAAACTGCAGCTGTTGGGTATTACAGGTACCAACGGGAAAACAACCATAGCAACCTTGCTTTTTAGGTTGTTCCAGCGGTTGGGTTATAAAGCAGGACTAATTTCCACGGTTCAAAATCAGATCGGGGCAGAAGTATTTCCGTCCACGCATACGACGCCAGATCCCTTGTCTTTAAATCGGCTTCTTCAACTGATGGTGAATGCTGGGTGTACCTATTGCTTCATGGAAGTGAGTTCGCATGCCGTAGTTCAAAAAAGGATCAAAGGACTCGTTTTCGCCGGAGGTGTTTTTACCAATATCACCCACGACCATCTCGATTTTCACGGAACCTTCGACAACTATATCAGGGCAAAAAAAGGTTTCTTTGATGTCTTGCCCAAAAGCGCCTTTGCACTTACAAATATTGATGACAAGAACGGTATGGTTATGTTGCAAAACACACAGGCGGCTAAAAAGACCTATTCGCTCAAGCAGCTTGCTGACTTCAATGCCCGTGTCCTTGAAAACGGTTTCAAAGGGCTCCATCTTGAAGTTGCAGGTAGGGAAGTTTTTTTCAAGTTAATAGGATCCTTTAATGCCTATAATTTACTAGCCGTATACGGTGCAGCGGTTTCCCTAGGTCAGGATGAATTGTCAGTATTAACGACATTGAGCAGTCTGGACGGCGCCGAAGGCAGGTTTGATCATATTGTATCTGCAGAAAACGTCATGGCAATTGTCGACTATGCACATACTCCGGATGCGCTGCAAAACGTGCTTAATACTATACAAGACATACGCAAGGGTACCGAGCAGGTTATAACCGTGGTGGGCTGCGGAGGAGACAGGGACAAGCTCAAGCGTCCTCTTATGGCTCAGGTGGCTTGCGACTGGAGTGACAAGGTTATCCTAACATCCGATAATCCCCGTACTGAAGATCCGCTGGCTATATTAAACGACATGGAGCAAGGTGTGTCTCCTACCAATAAGCGTAAGGTCCTGACCATTTCAGATCGCCGGGAAGCAATAAGAACGGCTTGTCATATTGCCAAAGCCGGTGATATCATTTTATTGGCAGGTAAGGGTCACGAGAAATACCAGGAGATCAAGGGGGTAAAGCACCACTTTGACGATAAAGAGATATTAATGGAACAATTTAATCTGACGAGTTAA
- a CDS encoding glycosyltransferase family 2 protein, translated as MKVSIVTPVLNCVEFIGFAIASVKAQNHPHMEHIIIDGGSTDGTIGLVHSLAGSDIKFISRADSSMYEAINYGLDVAEGDVIGILNADDFYASPDIISTVVKTIRDTGVLAVYGNLNVVCRRDPVRITRKWTSSRFQFGRMRRGWMPPHPTVFIQRRLIGSGARYSLNCGSSADYDFLLRLFLNIQPAPAYVDKLFVCMRNGGISNGSMKKAYHSLMNDYKIIRRNGLKMPFAICLVKRLRKLDQFLIMD; from the coding sequence ATGAAAGTGTCTATCGTGACGCCGGTTTTAAATTGTGTTGAATTTATTGGTTTCGCTATTGCATCTGTAAAAGCGCAGAACCATCCTCACATGGAGCACATCATTATTGACGGCGGGTCAACAGATGGGACAATAGGTCTTGTTCATTCCTTAGCAGGATCAGACATCAAGTTTATTTCAAGGGCAGATTCAAGTATGTATGAGGCAATTAACTATGGGCTTGATGTTGCTGAAGGCGATGTAATCGGCATTTTAAATGCCGACGATTTTTATGCTTCTCCAGATATAATATCAACTGTTGTCAAAACGATTCGTGACACAGGCGTCCTGGCAGTTTATGGAAATTTAAACGTTGTATGCAGGCGCGACCCGGTCAGGATAACGCGGAAGTGGACTTCTTCGCGTTTTCAATTTGGTCGTATGAGACGAGGCTGGATGCCTCCGCACCCGACCGTATTTATTCAGCGCAGATTGATTGGTTCCGGGGCACGTTACTCACTCAACTGCGGCTCGAGTGCTGATTACGACTTTCTCCTTAGGCTGTTTTTGAACATTCAACCAGCCCCGGCGTATGTCGATAAGTTATTCGTTTGTATGCGGAACGGGGGCATAAGTAACGGTTCTATGAAAAAGGCGTATCATTCTTTGATGAACGATTATAAAATCATCAGGCGAAATGGGTTGAAGATGCCCTTTGCAATTTGCCTGGTTAAAAGATTGAGAAAGCTGGATCAGTTTTTAATTATGGATTGA
- a CDS encoding polysaccharide biosynthesis tyrosine autokinase has translation MALASLDYKVAFLTRDKFRLQETYPHEPLKISVGKLPASLPRNEFVFSRIGHSNKYHLTWQLGQLRSSGTYQFGEKIRLAGLQFTIRKNGNSPTTCVFRFISPMALAQRITSALHVNDVQNGNMINLQIRDPDPEFAKDALNAVLESYLTFDKAQRTRSINQSKAFLTQILGDIDQKTSNSGASVQKYKENQRIKTISSTLNEQNEQLSALNTHRQTLRMNRLSIAELGLRLSSPDSNGIVSYGLEAIADEQLKHLFSQHNDLLQKRQTLLTVQRPSAPAVKNIDEQILFCKKAITSKVNTQKHHIDGLLRLIDYQLDSLQDYSSRFPGIERRLNSLESKFEVNKKIHDYLLEKNLEAEISGAAVVPGAFIVDKAVAPAEASFPVPARVYTLAALTSCAMGVLFIFHISKTPYLLQGDNIEELTDVPVLSTIQKYTASLPSAHILPVYDDPRSATAESFRMLRSRINFLCPNKPNKIICVTSEISGEGKSFVAANLAVALTLINKKVLLVSADLRRPGLSQMLKSQRTIGLSQFLSKQVGLNEIISATKIGNLDFIDSGPLPPNPAELLHSKEMRDVLDHLKEHYDYMIIDSAPTGLVADSAELIQYSDINLFILRYGVSRKNLSATMGALQTNTPVPNLYLVLNEHKRDKLYMSYYNNQDNN, from the coding sequence ATGGCTTTAGCATCCCTGGACTATAAAGTGGCTTTTTTGACAAGAGATAAATTCCGCCTTCAAGAGACTTATCCGCACGAGCCCTTAAAAATTTCCGTGGGCAAGCTCCCGGCCAGCCTGCCACGCAATGAATTTGTATTTTCAAGAATAGGGCATAGCAACAAATACCATCTAACTTGGCAATTGGGGCAGCTCCGGTCTTCAGGCACCTATCAGTTCGGCGAAAAAATCCGGCTTGCCGGATTGCAGTTCACAATAAGAAAGAATGGCAACAGTCCCACCACTTGCGTCTTCAGGTTTATCAGCCCTATGGCATTGGCGCAGCGGATAACAAGCGCTCTGCATGTAAATGATGTGCAAAACGGTAACATGATAAATTTACAAATACGGGATCCCGATCCTGAATTTGCCAAAGATGCACTCAATGCCGTTCTCGAGAGTTACCTGACCTTTGATAAGGCACAGCGAACACGCTCAATCAACCAGTCAAAGGCATTCCTGACGCAGATCTTAGGAGATATTGACCAAAAAACATCAAACTCGGGCGCATCAGTTCAGAAATACAAGGAGAACCAAAGAATTAAAACAATAAGTTCTACTTTAAACGAACAAAACGAGCAATTGTCTGCACTCAATACACATAGACAAACTTTAAGGATGAACAGACTTTCTATAGCAGAACTTGGCCTTAGATTGTCGTCGCCCGACAGCAATGGAATTGTGAGCTACGGGCTTGAAGCTATAGCAGACGAACAACTTAAACACCTGTTTTCTCAGCACAACGATTTACTTCAAAAGAGACAAACTCTTTTAACCGTTCAACGGCCCTCAGCTCCTGCAGTAAAAAATATCGACGAGCAAATACTGTTCTGTAAAAAAGCGATAACCTCAAAGGTCAACACCCAGAAGCATCATATTGACGGGCTATTAAGGTTGATAGACTACCAGCTTGACAGCCTGCAAGATTACTCAAGCCGATTCCCTGGAATTGAACGCCGTTTAAACTCGCTGGAATCGAAATTTGAGGTAAACAAGAAGATTCATGACTATCTCCTGGAAAAAAACTTAGAGGCAGAAATCTCAGGGGCAGCGGTAGTACCAGGGGCATTTATCGTGGACAAGGCTGTGGCGCCAGCAGAAGCCAGCTTCCCTGTGCCGGCTAGAGTATACACTCTTGCCGCACTAACAAGCTGTGCCATGGGAGTCTTATTCATCTTCCATATAAGCAAAACGCCCTATCTGCTACAGGGCGACAATATAGAGGAGCTTACTGATGTACCTGTTCTCTCCACCATTCAAAAATATACGGCGAGCCTGCCATCTGCCCATATACTGCCGGTTTATGATGACCCGCGCTCGGCTACTGCGGAATCATTTCGTATGCTTAGAAGCCGAATAAACTTCCTTTGTCCGAATAAGCCCAATAAGATCATTTGCGTTACCTCCGAAATATCCGGAGAAGGGAAATCTTTTGTAGCGGCCAATCTCGCTGTTGCGCTAACGCTAATCAATAAAAAGGTCCTGCTTGTATCGGCCGACTTAAGAAGGCCTGGCCTTAGCCAAATGCTGAAATCCCAGAGGACCATTGGACTGAGTCAGTTTCTGTCCAAACAGGTGGGATTGAATGAAATCATTTCCGCGACAAAAATTGGAAATTTAGATTTTATCGATTCCGGACCGCTGCCCCCAAACCCAGCGGAGTTATTGCACAGTAAAGAGATGCGCGACGTACTCGACCATCTCAAAGAGCACTATGATTATATGATCATTGACAGTGCTCCTACCGGACTGGTGGCCGACAGTGCTGAACTGATACAATACTCAGACATCAACCTCTTTATTTTACGATATGGCGTTTCAAGAAAAAACCTCTCCGCGACCATGGGCGCATTACAAACCAATACCCCAGTTCCGAATTTATATCTGGTGCTAAACGAACATAAGCGGGACAAGTTATACATGTCCTATTACAACAATCAAGATAATAATTAG